The following are from one region of the Chloracidobacterium sp. genome:
- the folE gene encoding GTP cyclohydrolase I FolE — MARKKRTKLDREKIAAGVRLVLEGIGEDPERDGLVKTPERVADFYAELTEGMWQDAKEHIVPLPGDSHDEMVIVKDISIASVCEHHLAPFVGKCHIAYIPKDGRIVGLSKLARIAEIFSRRLQVQERLTQQIAGTLFEELEPLGVMVVIEAEHTCMTLRGVKKPGAVTITSAVLGGFRKDPRTRAEAMSLIKG, encoded by the coding sequence ATGGCAAGAAAGAAACGAACTAAGCTCGATCGTGAAAAGATAGCCGCAGGCGTCAGGCTTGTGCTCGAAGGGATCGGCGAGGATCCGGAGCGTGATGGCCTGGTAAAAACGCCGGAGCGTGTGGCCGATTTCTACGCTGAATTGACCGAGGGTATGTGGCAGGACGCCAAGGAGCACATTGTTCCGCTGCCGGGTGATTCGCACGACGAAATGGTGATCGTAAAGGACATTTCGATAGCCTCGGTTTGCGAGCATCATCTTGCACCCTTCGTAGGCAAGTGCCACATCGCATACATTCCAAAAGACGGCCGGATCGTCGGGCTTTCAAAGCTTGCCCGGATCGCTGAGATCTTTTCGAGGCGTTTGCAGGTTCAGGAACGATTGACGCAGCAGATCGCAGGAACCCTTTTTGAAGAATTAGAGCCGCTTGGCGTGATGGTCGTTATCGAGGCCGAGCATACATGCATGACGCTCCGTGGGGTCAAGAAACCCGGTGCCGTCACGATAACCTCAGCTGTGCTCGGCGGCTTTCGAAAGGATCCGCGAACGCGGGCGGAGGCAATGTCGCTGATCAAGGGATAA